One window of the Salvia miltiorrhiza cultivar Shanhuang (shh) chromosome 6, IMPLAD_Smil_shh, whole genome shotgun sequence genome contains the following:
- the LOC130988526 gene encoding inositol oxygenase 2-like, which yields MTILVDQPQLQLQLDCVPIEEKKLGQSQGVFEAPDINAFGQTFRDYTNAETERQKGVEEFYRLQHINQTYDYVKQMREKFSKLDKMEMSIWECCELLNEVVDESDPDLDEPQIQHLLQSAEAIRKDYPDQDWLHLTALIHDLGKVLLLPKFGGLPQWAVVGDTFPLGCAFDGSNIHHKYFKENPDSKNSAYFTKNGVYEEGCGLENVVMSWGHDDYMYLVATENGTTLPSAALFIIRYHSFYPLHRAGAYKHLMNDEDRENLKWLHVFNKYDLYSKSKVHVDVEEVKPYYISLINKYFPEKLRW from the exons ATGACCATCCTCGTTGACCAGCCCCAGCTCCAGCTCCAACTTG ACTGTGTGCCCATTGAGGAGAAGAAACTGGGCCAATCGCAAGGCGTATTCGAGGCTCCCGACATCAATGCTTTTGGCCAAACCTTCAG GGACTACACTAATGCTGAGACCGAGAGGCAAAAAGGGGTTGAGGAATTCTATAGATTGCAACACATCAACCAGACATATGATTAT GTTAAGCAGATGAGAGAAAAGTTTTCAAAACTGGACAAAATGGAAATGAGCATATGGGAATGCTGCGAGCTTCTCAATGAAGTCGTGGACGAAAGTGATCCTGATTTGGACGAGCCACAGATTCAACATTTGTTGCAATCTGCCGAGGCTATCCGCAAGGACTACCCCGACCAAGATTGGCTGCACCTCACCGCTCTAATTCACG ATCTAGGAAAAGTGCTCCTTCTCCCGAAATTCGGAGGGTTGCCTCAATGGGCTGTCGTCG GTGACACATTCCCTCTTGGATGTGCTTTTGACGGGTCCAATATTCATCACAAG TATTTTAAGGAGAATCCCGACAGCAAAAACTCTGCTTACTTCACGAAGAATGGAGTTTACGAGGAAGGATGCGGATTGGAGAATGTCGTTATGTCATGGGGGCACGACGACTACATGTATTTG GTGGCTACGGAAAATGGAACAACTCTACCTTCAGCCGCATTGTTCATCATCCGTTACCATTCATTTTACC CTTTGCACAGGGCTGGAGCTTATAAACACTTAATGAACGACGAAGACAGGGAGAATCTCAAGTGGCTCCATGTGTTCAA CAAATACGATCTGTACAGTAAGAGCAAAGTTCACGTTGATGTTGAGGAAGTGAAACCCTACTATATCTCCCTCATTAACAAG TACTTCCCAGAAAAGCTGAGATGGTAA
- the LOC130988527 gene encoding glutathione hydrolase 3-like isoform X1 encodes MAKGLEASLIATDGNSSRRRRWSKALLLIPLTIALACFFLRENFNLWEDKHDDSYLKGKLQTNSSYIVESQQAVVAADDGRCSEIGVMMLEKDGHAVDAAVATALCLGVVSPMSSGIGGGAFMVVRSSSSHIALAIDMRETAPAAASQNMYEYNAEAKSEGVLSMGVPGEIAGLHAAWLRFGKLPWKTLFEPAIRLAKEGFIVSPYVGSCISKQAEKIMNDPGLRKVYAPNGKLLKSGATCYNEELGNSLRAVAEQGAEAFYNGTVGERLIRDVREAGGILTMDDLRNYEVRVTSAVPVHVMGYEILGMPPPSSGTVGISLVLNILASYGSLDAVKGPLGLHRLVEALKHMFAIRMDLGDPDFENISKTVSDMLSPSFAKSIKERIFDNTTFPPEYYMHKWSQLVDHGTSHFCIVDSARNAVSMTSTVNSQFGGGVLSPSTGIVLNNEMDDFSVPTDLSHDKLPPAPTNFIKPNKRPLSSMSPIVVLKDKQLVGVIGGSGGLDIIPGVIQVFINHFLLGMEPLAAVESARVYHRLIPNVVSYENWTVVDGEHIELSEKLKKFLRERGHQLQAKAGGAICQLVVQNLTNTAGLGRKVRADDVLHGVLTAISDPRKGGQPAAM; translated from the exons ATGGCAAAAGGCTTAGAAGCTTCACTGATCGCCACAGATGGAAACAGCAGCAGGCGGAGGCGGTGGTCCAAAGCTCTGTTGCTCATACCTCTAACCATAGCCTTAGCAT GCTTTTTTCTTAGAGAAAACTTTAATTTATGGGAGGATAAACATGATGATTCCTATTTGAAAGGAAAATTACAAACTAATAGTAGCTACATTGTGGAGTCTCAGCAAGCAGTCGTTGCTGCTGACGACGGTCGATGCTCTGAAATTGGTGTGATGATGCTTGAGAAAGATGGGCATGCTGTTGATGCTGCGGTTGCAACTGCACTCTGCCTTGGCGTAGTTAGCCCAATGTCTAGTGGTATAGGAGGTGGAGCATTCATGGTTGTTAGATCTTCATCTTCGCACATTGCCCTGGCAATCGACATGAGGGAAACTGCTCCAGCAGCTGCTTCACAG AACATGTATGAATACAATGCAGAAGCCAAGTCTGAGGGGGTGTTATCGATGGGTGTTCCTGGTGAAATAGCTGGCCTTCATGCTGCTTGGTTGAGATTCGGGAAGTTGCCTTGGAAGACTTTGTTTGAGCCCGCCATTAGACTTGCCAAAGAGGGGTTTATAGTCAGTCCATATGTCGGAAGCTGTATTTCCAAACAAGCAGAAAAGATCATGAACGACCCTGGCTTGCGAAAGGTCTATGCACCAAATGGCAAGCTGCTAAAATCTGGTGCCACTTGCTACAATGAGGAGCTCGGGAACAGCTTACGTGCAGTGGCGGAGCAAGGAGCTGAAGCCTTTTATAATGGGACAGTTGGCGAACGACTGATTAGGGATGTGAGAGAAGCAGGTGGAATTTTGACGATGGATGATCTGAGAAACTATGAAGTAAGGGTCACGAGTGCTGTTCCTGTACACGTTATGGGGTATGAGATACTAGGGATGCCGCCTCCATCAAGTGGAACAGTCGGAATTTCCTTG GTTCTGAATATTTTGGCTAGTTATGGAAGTCTAGATGCTGTAAAAGGCCCTTTAGGCTTGCATCGTCTTGTTGAAGCGCTGAAGCACATGTTCGCCATCAGAATGGACCTTGGAGATCCTGATTTTGAAAATATTAGTAAAACTGTATCCGACATGCTTTCCCCTTCTTTTGCGAAGAGCATCAAAGAGAGGATATTCGACAACACCACATTCCCTCCTGAATATTACATGCACAA GTGGAGTCAGCTTGTGGATCATGGAACAAGTCATTTTTGTATTGTAGATTCAGCTCGAAATGCTGTGTCAATGACAAGCACAGTGAATTCACAGTTTGGAGGCGGTGTGCTCTCTCCATCTACTGGCATTGTCCTAAACAACGAAATGGATGATTTCTCAGTTCCAACTGACCTGTCACATGATAAGCTCCCTCCGGCTCCGACTAACTTTATCAAACCGAACAAAAGGCCCTTATCTTCTATGAGCCCTATTGTTGTCCTCAAG GACAAACAGCTAGTCGGGGTCATTGGTGGCAGTGGCGGTCTAGACATTATTCCTGGAGTGATCCAGGTGTTCATCAACCATTTTCTCCTAGGTATGGAACCACTAGCAGCGGTTGAGAGTGCAAGAGTATATCACAGG CTGATTCCGAATGTTGTCTCATACGAGAACTGGACGGTTGTGGACGGAGAGCACATCGAGCTCTCTGAAAAGCTCAAGAAGTTCTTGAGGGAAAGGGGCCACCAACTGCAGGCTAAAGCAGGGGGAGCGATCTGCCAGCTTGTGGTTCAGAATCTGACCAACACAGCGGGGTTGGGGCGAAAAGTGAGAGCCGATGACGTGCTCCATGGCGTGCTGACGGCCATCAGCGATCCTCGGAAAGGCGGGCAGCCTGCAGCAATGTGA
- the LOC130988527 gene encoding glutathione hydrolase 3-like isoform X3 produces the protein MAKGLEASLIATDGNSSRRRRWSKALLLIPLTIALACFFLRENFNLWEDKHDDSYLKGKLQTNSSYIVESQQAVVAADDGRCSEIGVMMLEKDGHAVDAAVATALCLGVVSPMSSGIGGGAFMVVRSSSSHIALAIDMRETAPAAASQNMYEYNAEAKSEGVLSMGVPGEIAGLHAAWLRFGKLPWKTLFEPAIRLAKEGFIVSPYVGSCISKQAEKIMNDPGLRKVYAPNGKLLKSGATCYNEELGNSLRAVAEQGAEAFYNGTVGERLIRDVREAGGILTMDDLRNYEVRVTSAVPVHVMGYEILGMPPPSSGTVGISLVLNILASYGSLDAVKGPLGLHRLVEALKHMFAIRMDLGDPDFENISKTVSDMLSPSFAKSIKERIFDNTTFPPEYYMHKWSQLVDHGTSHFCIVDSARNAVSMTSTVNSQFGGGVLSPSTGIVLNNEMDDFSVPTDLSHDKLPPAPTNFIKPNKRPLSSMSPIVVLKDKQLVGVIGGSGGLDIIPGVIQVFINHFLLADSECCLIRELDGCGRRAHRAL, from the exons ATGGCAAAAGGCTTAGAAGCTTCACTGATCGCCACAGATGGAAACAGCAGCAGGCGGAGGCGGTGGTCCAAAGCTCTGTTGCTCATACCTCTAACCATAGCCTTAGCAT GCTTTTTTCTTAGAGAAAACTTTAATTTATGGGAGGATAAACATGATGATTCCTATTTGAAAGGAAAATTACAAACTAATAGTAGCTACATTGTGGAGTCTCAGCAAGCAGTCGTTGCTGCTGACGACGGTCGATGCTCTGAAATTGGTGTGATGATGCTTGAGAAAGATGGGCATGCTGTTGATGCTGCGGTTGCAACTGCACTCTGCCTTGGCGTAGTTAGCCCAATGTCTAGTGGTATAGGAGGTGGAGCATTCATGGTTGTTAGATCTTCATCTTCGCACATTGCCCTGGCAATCGACATGAGGGAAACTGCTCCAGCAGCTGCTTCACAG AACATGTATGAATACAATGCAGAAGCCAAGTCTGAGGGGGTGTTATCGATGGGTGTTCCTGGTGAAATAGCTGGCCTTCATGCTGCTTGGTTGAGATTCGGGAAGTTGCCTTGGAAGACTTTGTTTGAGCCCGCCATTAGACTTGCCAAAGAGGGGTTTATAGTCAGTCCATATGTCGGAAGCTGTATTTCCAAACAAGCAGAAAAGATCATGAACGACCCTGGCTTGCGAAAGGTCTATGCACCAAATGGCAAGCTGCTAAAATCTGGTGCCACTTGCTACAATGAGGAGCTCGGGAACAGCTTACGTGCAGTGGCGGAGCAAGGAGCTGAAGCCTTTTATAATGGGACAGTTGGCGAACGACTGATTAGGGATGTGAGAGAAGCAGGTGGAATTTTGACGATGGATGATCTGAGAAACTATGAAGTAAGGGTCACGAGTGCTGTTCCTGTACACGTTATGGGGTATGAGATACTAGGGATGCCGCCTCCATCAAGTGGAACAGTCGGAATTTCCTTG GTTCTGAATATTTTGGCTAGTTATGGAAGTCTAGATGCTGTAAAAGGCCCTTTAGGCTTGCATCGTCTTGTTGAAGCGCTGAAGCACATGTTCGCCATCAGAATGGACCTTGGAGATCCTGATTTTGAAAATATTAGTAAAACTGTATCCGACATGCTTTCCCCTTCTTTTGCGAAGAGCATCAAAGAGAGGATATTCGACAACACCACATTCCCTCCTGAATATTACATGCACAA GTGGAGTCAGCTTGTGGATCATGGAACAAGTCATTTTTGTATTGTAGATTCAGCTCGAAATGCTGTGTCAATGACAAGCACAGTGAATTCACAGTTTGGAGGCGGTGTGCTCTCTCCATCTACTGGCATTGTCCTAAACAACGAAATGGATGATTTCTCAGTTCCAACTGACCTGTCACATGATAAGCTCCCTCCGGCTCCGACTAACTTTATCAAACCGAACAAAAGGCCCTTATCTTCTATGAGCCCTATTGTTGTCCTCAAG GACAAACAGCTAGTCGGGGTCATTGGTGGCAGTGGCGGTCTAGACATTATTCCTGGAGTGATCCAGGTGTTCATCAACCATTTTCTCCTAG CTGATTCCGAATGTTGTCTCATACGAGAACTGGACGGTTGTGGACGGAGAGCACATCGAGCTCTCTGA
- the LOC130988527 gene encoding glutathione hydrolase 3-like isoform X2 — protein MAKGLEASLIATDGNSSRRRRWSKALLLIPLTIALACFFLRENFNLWEDKHDDSYLKGKLQTNSSYIVESQQAVVAADDGRCSEIGVMMLEKDGHAVDAAVATALCLGVVSPMSSGIGGGAFMVVRSSSSHIALAIDMRETAPAAASQNMYEYNAEAKSEGVLSMGVPGEIAGLHAAWLRFGKLPWKTLFEPAIRLAKEGFIVSPYVGSCISKQAEKIMNDPGLRKVYAPNGKLLKSGATCYNEELGNSLRAVAEQGAEAFYNGTVGERLIRDVREAGGILTMDDLRNYEVRVTSAVPVHVMGYEILGMPPPSSGTVGISLVLNILASYGSLDAVKGPLGLHRLVEALKHMFAIRMDLGDPDFENISKTVSDMLSPSFAKSIKERIFDNTTFPPEYYMHKWSQLVDHGTSHFCIVDSARNAVSMTSTVNSQFGGGVLSPSTGIVLNNEMDDFSVPTDLSHDKLPPAPTNFIKPNKRPLSSMSPIVVLKDKQLVGVIGGSGGLDIIPGVIQVFINHFLLVQLIPNVVSYENWTVVDGEHIELSEKLKKFLRERGHQLQAKAGGAICQLVVQNLTNTAGLGRKVRADDVLHGVLTAISDPRKGGQPAAM, from the exons ATGGCAAAAGGCTTAGAAGCTTCACTGATCGCCACAGATGGAAACAGCAGCAGGCGGAGGCGGTGGTCCAAAGCTCTGTTGCTCATACCTCTAACCATAGCCTTAGCAT GCTTTTTTCTTAGAGAAAACTTTAATTTATGGGAGGATAAACATGATGATTCCTATTTGAAAGGAAAATTACAAACTAATAGTAGCTACATTGTGGAGTCTCAGCAAGCAGTCGTTGCTGCTGACGACGGTCGATGCTCTGAAATTGGTGTGATGATGCTTGAGAAAGATGGGCATGCTGTTGATGCTGCGGTTGCAACTGCACTCTGCCTTGGCGTAGTTAGCCCAATGTCTAGTGGTATAGGAGGTGGAGCATTCATGGTTGTTAGATCTTCATCTTCGCACATTGCCCTGGCAATCGACATGAGGGAAACTGCTCCAGCAGCTGCTTCACAG AACATGTATGAATACAATGCAGAAGCCAAGTCTGAGGGGGTGTTATCGATGGGTGTTCCTGGTGAAATAGCTGGCCTTCATGCTGCTTGGTTGAGATTCGGGAAGTTGCCTTGGAAGACTTTGTTTGAGCCCGCCATTAGACTTGCCAAAGAGGGGTTTATAGTCAGTCCATATGTCGGAAGCTGTATTTCCAAACAAGCAGAAAAGATCATGAACGACCCTGGCTTGCGAAAGGTCTATGCACCAAATGGCAAGCTGCTAAAATCTGGTGCCACTTGCTACAATGAGGAGCTCGGGAACAGCTTACGTGCAGTGGCGGAGCAAGGAGCTGAAGCCTTTTATAATGGGACAGTTGGCGAACGACTGATTAGGGATGTGAGAGAAGCAGGTGGAATTTTGACGATGGATGATCTGAGAAACTATGAAGTAAGGGTCACGAGTGCTGTTCCTGTACACGTTATGGGGTATGAGATACTAGGGATGCCGCCTCCATCAAGTGGAACAGTCGGAATTTCCTTG GTTCTGAATATTTTGGCTAGTTATGGAAGTCTAGATGCTGTAAAAGGCCCTTTAGGCTTGCATCGTCTTGTTGAAGCGCTGAAGCACATGTTCGCCATCAGAATGGACCTTGGAGATCCTGATTTTGAAAATATTAGTAAAACTGTATCCGACATGCTTTCCCCTTCTTTTGCGAAGAGCATCAAAGAGAGGATATTCGACAACACCACATTCCCTCCTGAATATTACATGCACAA GTGGAGTCAGCTTGTGGATCATGGAACAAGTCATTTTTGTATTGTAGATTCAGCTCGAAATGCTGTGTCAATGACAAGCACAGTGAATTCACAGTTTGGAGGCGGTGTGCTCTCTCCATCTACTGGCATTGTCCTAAACAACGAAATGGATGATTTCTCAGTTCCAACTGACCTGTCACATGATAAGCTCCCTCCGGCTCCGACTAACTTTATCAAACCGAACAAAAGGCCCTTATCTTCTATGAGCCCTATTGTTGTCCTCAAG GACAAACAGCTAGTCGGGGTCATTGGTGGCAGTGGCGGTCTAGACATTATTCCTGGAGTGATCCAGGTGTTCATCAACCATTTTCTCCTAG TGCAGCTGATTCCGAATGTTGTCTCATACGAGAACTGGACGGTTGTGGACGGAGAGCACATCGAGCTCTCTGAAAAGCTCAAGAAGTTCTTGAGGGAAAGGGGCCACCAACTGCAGGCTAAAGCAGGGGGAGCGATCTGCCAGCTTGTGGTTCAGAATCTGACCAACACAGCGGGGTTGGGGCGAAAAGTGAGAGCCGATGACGTGCTCCATGGCGTGCTGACGGCCATCAGCGATCCTCGGAAAGGCGGGCAGCCTGCAGCAATGTGA
- the LOC130988527 gene encoding glutathione hydrolase 3-like isoform X4 gives MAKGLEASLIATDGNSSRRRRWSKALLLIPLTIALACFFLRENFNLWEDKHDDSYLKGKLQTNSSYIVESQQAVVAADDGRCSEIGVMMLEKDGHAVDAAVATALCLGVVSPMSSGIGGGAFMVVRSSSSHIALAIDMRETAPAAASQNMYEYNAEAKSEGVLSMGVPGEIAGLHAAWLRFGKLPWKTLFEPAIRLAKEGFIVSPYVGSCISKQAEKIMNDPGLRKVYAPNGKLLKSGATCYNEELGNSLRAVAEQGAEAFYNGTVGERLIRDVREAGGILTMDDLRNYEVRVTSAVPVHVMGYEILGMPPPSSGTVGISLVLNILASYGSLDAVKGPLGLHRLVEALKHMFAIRMDLGDPDFENISKTVSDMLSPSFAKSIKERIFDNTTFPPEYYMHKWSQLVDHGTSHFCIVDSARNAVSMTSTVNSQFGGGVLSPSTGIVLNNEMDDFSVPTDLSHDKLPPAPTNFIKPNKRPLSSMSPIVVLKDKQLVGVIGGSGGLDIIPGVIQVFINHFLLGMEPLAAVESARVYHRCS, from the exons ATGGCAAAAGGCTTAGAAGCTTCACTGATCGCCACAGATGGAAACAGCAGCAGGCGGAGGCGGTGGTCCAAAGCTCTGTTGCTCATACCTCTAACCATAGCCTTAGCAT GCTTTTTTCTTAGAGAAAACTTTAATTTATGGGAGGATAAACATGATGATTCCTATTTGAAAGGAAAATTACAAACTAATAGTAGCTACATTGTGGAGTCTCAGCAAGCAGTCGTTGCTGCTGACGACGGTCGATGCTCTGAAATTGGTGTGATGATGCTTGAGAAAGATGGGCATGCTGTTGATGCTGCGGTTGCAACTGCACTCTGCCTTGGCGTAGTTAGCCCAATGTCTAGTGGTATAGGAGGTGGAGCATTCATGGTTGTTAGATCTTCATCTTCGCACATTGCCCTGGCAATCGACATGAGGGAAACTGCTCCAGCAGCTGCTTCACAG AACATGTATGAATACAATGCAGAAGCCAAGTCTGAGGGGGTGTTATCGATGGGTGTTCCTGGTGAAATAGCTGGCCTTCATGCTGCTTGGTTGAGATTCGGGAAGTTGCCTTGGAAGACTTTGTTTGAGCCCGCCATTAGACTTGCCAAAGAGGGGTTTATAGTCAGTCCATATGTCGGAAGCTGTATTTCCAAACAAGCAGAAAAGATCATGAACGACCCTGGCTTGCGAAAGGTCTATGCACCAAATGGCAAGCTGCTAAAATCTGGTGCCACTTGCTACAATGAGGAGCTCGGGAACAGCTTACGTGCAGTGGCGGAGCAAGGAGCTGAAGCCTTTTATAATGGGACAGTTGGCGAACGACTGATTAGGGATGTGAGAGAAGCAGGTGGAATTTTGACGATGGATGATCTGAGAAACTATGAAGTAAGGGTCACGAGTGCTGTTCCTGTACACGTTATGGGGTATGAGATACTAGGGATGCCGCCTCCATCAAGTGGAACAGTCGGAATTTCCTTG GTTCTGAATATTTTGGCTAGTTATGGAAGTCTAGATGCTGTAAAAGGCCCTTTAGGCTTGCATCGTCTTGTTGAAGCGCTGAAGCACATGTTCGCCATCAGAATGGACCTTGGAGATCCTGATTTTGAAAATATTAGTAAAACTGTATCCGACATGCTTTCCCCTTCTTTTGCGAAGAGCATCAAAGAGAGGATATTCGACAACACCACATTCCCTCCTGAATATTACATGCACAA GTGGAGTCAGCTTGTGGATCATGGAACAAGTCATTTTTGTATTGTAGATTCAGCTCGAAATGCTGTGTCAATGACAAGCACAGTGAATTCACAGTTTGGAGGCGGTGTGCTCTCTCCATCTACTGGCATTGTCCTAAACAACGAAATGGATGATTTCTCAGTTCCAACTGACCTGTCACATGATAAGCTCCCTCCGGCTCCGACTAACTTTATCAAACCGAACAAAAGGCCCTTATCTTCTATGAGCCCTATTGTTGTCCTCAAG GACAAACAGCTAGTCGGGGTCATTGGTGGCAGTGGCGGTCTAGACATTATTCCTGGAGTGATCCAGGTGTTCATCAACCATTTTCTCCTAGGTATGGAACCACTAGCAGCGGTTGAGAGTGCAAGAGTATATCACAGG TGCAGCTGA